In Synechocystis sp. PCC 6714, the following are encoded in one genomic region:
- a CDS encoding ATP-binding protein has translation MANTLQLSDQSLRQLETLAIHTAHLIQPHGLVMVLQEPDLAISQISANCTSILGRSPEELLDKTLGEVFDSFQIEPIQSRLTAGQISGLNPSKLWARVMGDDFVVFDGVFHRNSDGLLVCELEPAYTADNLLFLGFYHMANAALNRLRQQANLRDFYDVIVQEVRRMTGFDRVMLYRFDENNHGDVIAEDKREDMEPYLGLHYPESDIPQPARRLFIHNPIRVIPDVYGVPVPLTPAVNPNTNRAVDLTESILRSAYHCHLTYLKNMGVGASLTISLIKDGHLWGLIACHHQTPKVIPFELRKACEFFGRVVFSNISAQEDTETFDYRVQLAEHEAVLLDKMTTAADFVEGLTNNPDRLLGLTGSQGAAICFGEKLILVGQTPNEKAVQYLLQWLESRDVQDVFSTSSLSQIYPDAVNFKAEASGLLAIPIARHNFLLWFRPEVLQTVNWGGDPNNAYEATQENGQIELHPRQSFDLWKEIVRLQSLPWQPVEIQSALALKKAIVNLILRQAEELAQLARNLERSNADLKKFAYIASHDLQEPLNQVSNYVQLLEMRYSEALDEDAKDFIDFAVNGVSLMQTLIDDILTYAKVDTQYAQLTFTDVQEVVDKALANLKQRIEESGAEIEVGSMPAVMADQIQLMQVFQNLIGNAIKFAGDKPPKIKIWGDRREDAWVFAVQDNGIGIDPQFFERIFVIFQRLHTRDEYKGTGMGLAICKKIIEGHQGQIWLESNPGEGATFYFSIPIGN, from the coding sequence ATGGCTAATACTTTACAACTCAGCGATCAGTCCCTGCGCCAATTAGAAACCCTCGCCATCCACACCGCCCATTTAATTCAGCCCCACGGCCTAGTGATGGTGTTGCAGGAGCCGGATCTTGCCATCAGTCAAATCAGTGCCAACTGCACTAGTATTTTAGGGCGATCGCCGGAGGAGTTGTTGGATAAAACCCTGGGGGAAGTGTTTGATAGTTTTCAAATTGAACCGATCCAAAGTCGCCTAACGGCAGGACAAATCAGTGGCCTTAACCCTAGTAAACTCTGGGCCAGGGTGATGGGGGATGACTTTGTGGTGTTTGATGGGGTTTTTCATCGTAACAGCGATGGCCTATTGGTGTGTGAACTGGAACCGGCCTACACCGCCGACAATTTGCTCTTTCTGGGCTTTTACCACATGGCCAACGCCGCTTTGAATCGGTTGCGGCAACAGGCTAACCTGCGGGATTTCTACGATGTCATTGTCCAAGAAGTGCGGCGGATGACGGGCTTTGACCGGGTGATGCTATACCGCTTTGACGAAAATAACCACGGTGATGTCATTGCCGAAGATAAACGGGAAGATATGGAACCCTATCTGGGCCTGCATTATCCCGAATCAGATATTCCCCAACCCGCCCGCCGTTTATTTATCCATAACCCCATCCGTGTGATTCCTGATGTTTATGGTGTGCCGGTGCCCCTGACCCCAGCGGTTAACCCCAACACTAACCGAGCGGTAGATTTAACAGAATCCATTCTCCGCAGTGCTTACCATTGTCATCTCACCTATTTGAAAAATATGGGAGTGGGGGCTTCTCTAACCATTTCTTTAATTAAGGATGGTCATCTCTGGGGTTTGATTGCCTGCCATCACCAAACGCCGAAGGTAATTCCCTTTGAACTGCGTAAAGCCTGCGAATTTTTTGGTCGGGTAGTATTCAGTAACATTTCCGCCCAGGAAGATACGGAAACCTTTGACTACCGGGTGCAATTGGCGGAGCATGAGGCAGTTTTGTTGGACAAAATGACCACAGCAGCGGATTTCGTCGAAGGTTTAACCAACAATCCCGATCGCCTATTGGGGTTGACGGGGTCCCAGGGAGCGGCCATCTGCTTTGGGGAAAAATTGATTTTAGTGGGACAGACTCCCAATGAAAAGGCGGTGCAATATTTATTGCAATGGTTAGAGAGCCGGGATGTGCAGGACGTTTTTTCCACCTCTTCCCTATCGCAAATTTACCCTGATGCGGTGAACTTTAAGGCGGAGGCCAGTGGTTTATTGGCCATCCCCATTGCCCGCCACAACTTTTTACTCTGGTTCCGGCCCGAAGTATTGCAAACGGTTAATTGGGGCGGTGACCCGAACAATGCCTACGAAGCTACCCAGGAAAACGGCCAGATTGAACTCCATCCCCGCCAATCCTTTGACCTCTGGAAAGAAATTGTCCGGCTCCAATCCCTGCCCTGGCAACCGGTGGAAATCCAGAGTGCCCTAGCCCTGAAAAAGGCGATCGTCAACCTAATTTTGCGTCAGGCGGAAGAGTTGGCCCAATTAGCCCGCAATTTGGAACGCTCCAACGCTGATTTAAAGAAATTTGCCTACATTGCTTCCCACGATTTGCAGGAACCCCTCAACCAGGTGAGCAACTACGTGCAACTGCTGGAAATGCGTTATAGCGAAGCTCTGGATGAAGATGCCAAGGATTTCATCGACTTTGCGGTAAATGGGGTTTCCCTAATGCAGACGTTGATTGATGATATTTTGACCTACGCCAAGGTGGATACCCAATATGCCCAACTCACCTTCACCGATGTGCAGGAAGTGGTGGATAAGGCCTTAGCCAACCTCAAACAACGCATTGAAGAAAGCGGGGCAGAAATTGAAGTGGGTTCCATGCCCGCCGTGATGGCGGATCAAATTCAGCTAATGCAAGTATTCCAAAACCTGATTGGTAATGCCATCAAATTTGCCGGGGATAAACCACCCAAAATTAAAATCTGGGGCGATCGCCGGGAAGATGCCTGGGTATTTGCGGTGCAGGATAACGGCATTGGCATTGACCCCCAATTCTTCGAACGGATTTTTGTCATTTTCCAACGACTCCACACCAGAGATGAATATAAAGGCACTGGCATGGGCCTAGCCATTTGTAAAAAAATCATCGAAGGCCATCAAGGGCAAATTTGGTTAGAGTCTAACCCAGGGGAAGGGGCCACTTTCTATTTCTCCATTCCCATCGGTAACTAA
- a CDS encoding gamma-glutamylcyclotransferase, translating to MNAMTVKVFVYGTLMPGECNHQAYCPSQIEPPARGYVLGQIYHLQHFGYPAMAIGQDRVWGYCLTFPPNFFLDQLDSLEDYQAERDPEENVYERCWATVFDPQGGEMAGAWLYRMDPRKIERYGGIYLPTGCWSGCQEFPH from the coding sequence ATGAATGCAATGACAGTGAAGGTTTTTGTTTATGGTACTCTCATGCCGGGAGAGTGCAATCACCAAGCCTATTGCCCCAGCCAAATTGAGCCCCCTGCCCGGGGCTATGTACTCGGACAAATCTACCATCTACAACATTTTGGCTATCCGGCTATGGCGATCGGCCAAGATAGGGTTTGGGGTTATTGCCTCACCTTTCCCCCGAATTTTTTTTTAGATCAGCTAGATAGTTTGGAAGATTACCAAGCAGAACGTGACCCCGAAGAAAATGTTTATGAGCGTTGTTGGGCAACAGTATTTGACCCCCAGGGAGGGGAGATGGCCGGAGCTTGGCTTTACCGCATGGATCCCAGGAAAATCGAGCGGTACGGAGGAATTTATCTGCCCACGGGATGTTGGTCTGGATGCCAAGAATTTCCCCATTGA
- a CDS encoding response regulator produces the protein MSDESNPPKVILLVEDSKADSRLVQEVLKTSTIDHELIILRDGLAAMAFLQQQGEYENCPRPNLILLDLNLPKKDGREVLAEIKQNPTLKRIPVVVLTTSHNEDDVIASYELHVNCYLTKSRNLKDLFKMVQGIESFWLETVTLPAS, from the coding sequence ATGTCCGACGAATCTAATCCCCCCAAGGTTATTTTGCTGGTGGAAGACAGTAAAGCCGATAGCCGCCTAGTGCAAGAAGTGTTGAAAACCAGCACCATTGACCATGAACTGATCATTCTCCGGGATGGTCTGGCGGCCATGGCCTTTTTGCAACAACAGGGGGAATACGAAAATTGTCCCCGTCCCAACCTGATTTTGCTGGATTTAAATTTGCCCAAAAAAGATGGCCGGGAAGTGTTAGCAGAAATCAAACAAAATCCGACCCTGAAAAGGATTCCTGTGGTGGTACTGACCACTTCCCACAATGAGGATGACGTAATTGCTAGTTACGAACTGCACGTCAACTGCTATCTAACCAAATCCCGTAATTTGAAGGATTTGTTCAAAATGGTGCAGGGCATTGAGTCCTTCTGGCTGGAAACGGTTACCTTACCGGCCAGTTGA
- a CDS encoding AMP-binding protein: protein MEIVVPPWLSCPNSIASALELALEKGLAVLGEQLPPDWQKWVDKYQQSLAKIEYPKILLVEPDGVKFRAAVVAFFRIGRGELFIANHQWQGREWQQVVQFLQPDRLWGSSQWQQQWLRLQSDSWNTKPLAHKTSTLECQPEQPKSGLIIGFPTGGSSGRIRFALHTPQTLAIAVAGLQEFLVPLLSNNGQINSFCVLPMHHVGGFMQWWRSALTGGKFSPLDYGLVKQIPPPLPPNYVTSLVPTQLEYLLDRHGDWLKNFPLIFLGGAPAWPALLARAKTTAINLAPTYGMTETAAQIATLTPGEFLAGQKGVGKPLPHVRLTIINHQGESIMSGAVGTICIDSGALCQGYIPEHPDFPGKIFTTGDLGYCQNGYLYITGRQGRRIISGGENIDPGEVEAFLLDQNLVQDVLIIGVSDCHWGEMLVAIYVPKADQQDDVNALAQYLKSQLSGPKCPKHWFPVPDLRRSPLGKLNHQFWYDWASEQLDRK from the coding sequence ATGGAGATTGTAGTCCCCCCCTGGTTAAGTTGTCCCAATTCCATCGCCTCGGCCCTGGAGCTTGCTTTAGAAAAAGGTTTAGCAGTTTTGGGTGAGCAATTGCCCCCTGATTGGCAAAAATGGGTGGATAAATATCAACAAAGTCTGGCAAAGATTGAATATCCCAAAATTTTGCTAGTGGAACCAGATGGGGTCAAATTTCGGGCGGCAGTGGTGGCGTTTTTCCGGATTGGCCGGGGGGAGTTGTTCATTGCTAATCACCAATGGCAAGGACGGGAATGGCAGCAGGTGGTACAGTTTTTGCAACCCGATCGCCTCTGGGGATCATCCCAATGGCAACAACAATGGTTAAGGCTTCAATCTGACAGTTGGAATACCAAGCCCTTGGCCCATAAGACAAGCACCCTGGAATGTCAGCCAGAACAGCCAAAGTCAGGGTTGATCATTGGTTTCCCCACCGGCGGATCTTCAGGCAGAATTCGTTTTGCTCTCCACACCCCCCAAACCCTAGCCATAGCAGTGGCAGGATTGCAGGAGTTTTTAGTTCCTTTACTGTCCAATAATGGTCAAATCAATAGCTTTTGTGTACTGCCCATGCACCATGTGGGGGGCTTTATGCAATGGTGGCGGTCCGCTTTAACTGGGGGAAAGTTCAGCCCACTGGATTATGGCTTAGTGAAACAAATTCCCCCTCCTTTGCCCCCCAACTATGTCACCTCCCTGGTGCCTACCCAGTTGGAATATCTGCTCGATCGCCATGGGGATTGGCTTAAAAACTTTCCGCTCATTTTTTTAGGAGGAGCACCGGCTTGGCCCGCACTTTTAGCAAGGGCAAAAACCACCGCCATTAACTTGGCTCCCACCTATGGCATGACGGAAACCGCCGCCCAAATTGCCACTTTGACCCCTGGGGAATTTTTGGCCGGCCAAAAAGGGGTCGGCAAACCTTTGCCCCATGTTCGCTTAACCATTATTAACCACCAAGGCGAATCGATTATGTCTGGTGCTGTGGGTACGATTTGTATTGACTCTGGTGCTTTATGTCAGGGTTACATACCAGAACATCCAGACTTTCCCGGTAAAATCTTCACCACTGGGGATTTAGGTTATTGCCAAAACGGTTATCTGTACATCACGGGCCGCCAGGGTCGACGCATTATCAGTGGCGGAGAAAATATTGATCCAGGCGAAGTTGAGGCTTTTTTACTCGACCAGAATTTAGTTCAAGACGTGCTAATTATTGGAGTGAGCGATTGCCATTGGGGGGAAATGTTGGTGGCCATTTACGTACCAAAAGCTGACCAGCAGGACGACGTTAATGCCTTAGCCCAGTATTTGAAAAGTCAGTTGAGCGGCCCGAAATGTCCTAAGCATTGGTTCCCTGTCCCAGATCTAAGGCGATCGCCATTGGGAAAATTAAACCATCAGTTTTGGTACGACTGGGCTAGTGAACAACTCGATAGAAAGTAA
- the ndk gene encoding nucleoside-diphosphate kinase, giving the protein MERTFIMIKPDGVQRQLIGEIVGRFERKGFKLVAMKVMTVSQELAEKHYEALNDKPFFSGLVNFICSSPVVAMVWEGNSIVSTSRQMIGATDPHAAAPGTIRGDYGVSVGRNIIHGSDAIETAKREISLWFKEEEVNEWDATLNPWLYE; this is encoded by the coding sequence ATGGAACGCACATTTATTATGATCAAGCCCGACGGGGTACAACGGCAATTAATTGGCGAAATTGTCGGTCGCTTTGAGAGAAAAGGCTTTAAATTGGTCGCCATGAAAGTAATGACTGTTTCCCAAGAATTGGCAGAAAAACATTACGAAGCTCTGAATGATAAACCTTTCTTTTCTGGCTTGGTAAACTTCATCTGTTCCTCCCCCGTGGTGGCCATGGTGTGGGAAGGTAATTCCATCGTTTCCACCTCTCGCCAAATGATTGGTGCTACGGATCCCCACGCCGCTGCCCCCGGCACTATCCGAGGAGATTACGGTGTGTCCGTTGGTCGCAACATTATCCACGGTTCCGATGCCATTGAAACCGCTAAGCGGGAAATTTCCCTTTGGTTTAAGGAAGAAGAAGTGAATGAATGGGATGCCACCCTCAACCCCTGGTTGTACGAATAA